The following are from one region of the Tenacibaculum dicentrarchi genome:
- a CDS encoding DUF6168 family protein — MIKRILYFITFIMLLFAVGYISHNTILNMRGDVISYSLFSVYLFHVVATSIIYALFELLASQMPNEAGYGYLASMLLKIGFFVLIFQKDVFTGVQLSQPEKVSLVIPLFLFLITEALGIFKLLNNK; from the coding sequence ATGATTAAACGTATTTTATATTTTATCACCTTTATAATGTTATTATTTGCGGTGGGTTATATTTCTCATAATACTATTTTAAATATGCGTGGCGATGTCATATCATATTCCTTATTTTCAGTGTATTTATTTCATGTAGTAGCTACAAGTATTATATATGCTTTGTTTGAACTTCTTGCAAGTCAAATGCCTAATGAAGCTGGGTATGGTTATTTGGCGTCTATGCTTTTAAAGATCGGTTTTTTTGTGTTAATATTTCAAAAGGATGTATTTACAGGTGTACAGCTCAGTCAACCAGAAAAGGTTTCTTTAGTAATACCTTTATTTTTATTTTTGATAACTGAAGCATTAGGTATTTTTAAGTTACTGAACAATAAGTAG
- a CDS encoding AtpZ/AtpI family protein: MEKKKKPLSKYLRFTGIAFQMGLTIYLGNKLGEWLDLSYGNENELYTKVCTLVAVFGAMFSVISQVSKLSK; this comes from the coding sequence ATGGAAAAAAAGAAAAAACCGCTTAGTAAGTACCTTCGCTTTACTGGTATTGCTTTTCAAATGGGTTTGACTATTTATTTAGGAAATAAACTTGGCGAATGGCTAGACTTAAGCTATGGGAATGAAAATGAATTATATACTAAGGTTTGTACTTTGGTAGCTGTTTTTGGAGCGATGTTTTCGGTAATATCTCAAGTTTCAAAATTATCTAAATAA
- a CDS encoding bactofilin family protein produces MFSKESKKTSEVKVSERNVIGKNTQIKGDIISEGDFRIDGTLEGTIKTNGRVIIGEAGFIKGKIECANADIEGKFSGELVVSNTLTVKTAATINGDVIIGKLSVEPGASFNATCAMKGSVKELNSNGKKEKTA; encoded by the coding sequence ATGTTTAGTAAAGAGAGTAAAAAAACAAGTGAAGTTAAAGTTTCAGAAAGAAATGTTATTGGTAAAAATACACAAATAAAGGGTGATATTATTTCAGAAGGAGATTTTAGAATTGATGGAACTTTAGAAGGAACAATTAAAACCAACGGAAGGGTTATTATTGGTGAAGCAGGTTTTATTAAAGGAAAAATAGAATGTGCGAACGCCGATATTGAAGGAAAGTTTTCAGGTGAATTAGTCGTTTCAAACACCTTAACGGTAAAAACAGCAGCAACTATTAATGGTGATGTTATTATCGGCAAGCTTTCAGTAGAACCAGGAGCTTCATTTAATGCAACTTGTGCAATGAAAGGATCGGTAAAAGAATTGAACAGCAATGGAAAAAAAGAAAAAACCGCTTAG
- a CDS encoding tetratricopeptide repeat protein encodes MNKLSKILVFNLLLATVYSCSVKKDAFLNRNFHALTTKYNVLFNGEQAYLKGLEEVSAKHKDNFWKPLQIEPITFEADKIILPVLQPGSGFDMSDVDQEEEVLTMFDKAEEKAVKAIQKHSMNINGYEKNRQIDDAYLLLGKSRYYTQRFVPAIEAFNYIIANYPNASLINETKVWRAKTNIRLDNEKLAIESLKFLLEVEENEAELPDVIKEQAHTAMAMAYQKTDTIQKVIEHLTAASKIFKNKEQAGRNMFVLGQIYSELNYKDSARAVFKKLSETRKAPHKYRIRASIEMAKNTPNDSASIVVLSKLKKLIRNSDNRKFLNALYYQAGVLELGRNKTDNAIDYFKKSIKAKHNNDYQKTYAYQRLGAIAFDKQKYVLAGAYYDSVLTVTPKEFINEKRIRRIRRKNKGLTRLREYENLVTTNDSILKLVAMPITERTSFFEKYIEKIKKEDQDKKQLLLNAQNFGSSFGTSSGINTTSNKGKWYFYNMQVLAFGKANFQKVWGTRPLEDNWRLSDKSSKNNERDDDAILTKPEVNLRYELSTYLNEIPSDKKIITSLIESRNDALYQLGLIYKEQFKNNNLAIKNLARAQKEQLKKQDTSLELPISYHLYQLYRLENNVAKAGYYKNIILTKYAPTTFAEIIRNPTKKVVANKKEDALLNRYKEIYYLYKENKFEQVIKQVEAVSLTVKESILIPKFLFLKALAIGKQENKEAYIKALEFIAIRYADRPEGLKAIEILEKFKK; translated from the coding sequence ATGAATAAACTATCCAAAATTTTAGTTTTTAATCTTCTTTTAGCTACAGTATATTCTTGTAGTGTAAAAAAAGATGCTTTTTTAAATCGAAATTTTCATGCGCTTACCACAAAGTATAATGTGCTTTTTAATGGTGAACAAGCTTATTTAAAAGGGCTAGAAGAGGTTAGCGCCAAGCATAAAGATAATTTTTGGAAACCTTTACAAATAGAACCGATTACTTTTGAAGCTGATAAAATTATATTGCCTGTTTTACAACCTGGTTCAGGGTTTGATATGAGTGATGTTGATCAGGAAGAAGAAGTTTTAACAATGTTTGATAAAGCAGAAGAGAAAGCAGTAAAAGCCATTCAAAAGCATTCGATGAATATTAATGGTTATGAAAAAAATAGGCAGATTGATGATGCGTATTTATTATTAGGAAAATCACGGTATTATACACAGCGTTTTGTACCCGCAATTGAAGCGTTTAATTATATTATTGCGAATTACCCAAATGCGAGTTTAATTAATGAAACAAAAGTGTGGCGGGCTAAAACAAATATTCGCTTAGATAATGAAAAATTAGCCATAGAATCGCTAAAATTTTTATTAGAAGTAGAAGAAAATGAAGCCGAACTTCCTGATGTAATAAAAGAGCAAGCACACACCGCAATGGCAATGGCGTATCAAAAAACAGATACCATTCAAAAGGTAATTGAACATTTAACGGCGGCTTCAAAAATATTTAAAAATAAAGAACAAGCGGGGCGTAATATGTTCGTTTTAGGGCAAATTTATAGTGAATTAAATTATAAAGATTCTGCACGTGCTGTGTTTAAAAAATTATCAGAAACTAGAAAGGCTCCGCATAAATATCGTATTCGTGCAAGTATTGAAATGGCTAAAAATACGCCAAACGATTCAGCATCGATTGTTGTTTTATCAAAATTGAAAAAATTAATCAGAAATTCTGATAATCGAAAGTTTTTGAATGCGCTTTATTATCAGGCGGGTGTTTTAGAATTAGGGCGCAATAAAACCGATAATGCAATTGATTATTTTAAAAAATCGATAAAAGCCAAACATAATAACGACTATCAAAAAACATATGCTTACCAGCGTTTAGGGGCTATCGCTTTTGATAAACAAAAATATGTGTTGGCAGGTGCTTATTATGACAGCGTTTTAACGGTAACTCCTAAAGAGTTTATAAATGAAAAACGCATTAGAAGAATCCGAAGAAAAAATAAAGGGTTAACAAGGTTACGAGAATATGAAAATCTTGTTACTACAAATGATAGTATTTTAAAATTAGTAGCAATGCCAATTACCGAACGTACTTCTTTTTTTGAGAAGTATATCGAAAAAATTAAAAAAGAAGATCAAGATAAAAAGCAACTCTTATTAAATGCTCAGAATTTTGGAAGTTCTTTTGGAACAAGTAGCGGAATTAATACCACTAGTAATAAAGGTAAGTGGTATTTTTATAATATGCAGGTATTGGCTTTTGGAAAAGCAAATTTTCAGAAAGTTTGGGGAACACGTCCTTTAGAAGATAATTGGCGATTGTCGGATAAATCTAGTAAAAATAACGAAAGAGATGATGATGCTATTTTAACGAAACCAGAAGTTAATTTGCGTTACGAATTATCGACCTATTTAAACGAAATTCCTTCGGATAAAAAAATAATTACAAGCTTAATAGAGAGTCGTAATGATGCGTTGTATCAGTTAGGTTTAATTTATAAAGAGCAGTTTAAAAATAACAATCTTGCTATCAAAAATTTAGCCCGTGCGCAAAAAGAACAACTTAAAAAACAAGATACTAGCTTAGAATTGCCAATAAGTTATCATTTATATCAACTATATAGGCTAGAAAATAATGTAGCTAAAGCAGGATATTATAAAAATATAATTTTAACAAAATATGCGCCAACAACATTTGCTGAAATTATAAGAAATCCAACAAAAAAAGTAGTAGCAAACAAAAAAGAAGATGCGCTTTTAAATAGGTATAAAGAAATATATTACTTGTATAAAGAAAATAAATTTGAACAAGTTATAAAACAAGTAGAAGCGGTATCTTTAACGGTTAAAGAATCAATATTAATACCTAAATTTTTGTTTTTAAAAGCATTGGCTATTGGTAAACAAGAAAATAAAGAGGCATATATTAAAGCGTTAGAGTTTATAGCAATTCGGTATGCTGATAGGCCCGAAGGTCTTAAAGCAATAGAAATATTAGAAAAATTTAAAAAATAA
- a CDS encoding DUF4837 family protein, which translates to MKKIIGLLFLVIFAISCNTTTGKDGYTLPTSNGNTNKIMVVVKALDWEGKIGNKIRTVFGEHQVGLPQPETLLSVSQIDPSGFSSFMRHSKAVLIIKQGEKETITVEKNRYAKPQIIVHATAKNKEGVLNMLDKRGKEIIKLFKDEDIEFTQKIFKKERIDETGFKTIKNIGFTIDIPKRFKLVEDSGDFIWFRQHLRSGIARGDGTNNVLIYTIPLGDENKVADNITAVRDTIGKKHIPGSKKGMYMITEQAYTPFTFDAIIDGKKAYETRGKWEVKNDFMAGPFINYTIIDKKNNRLVVFEGFTYAPSVNKRDFLFELEAIAKSMKIK; encoded by the coding sequence ATGAAAAAAATAATAGGCTTACTTTTTTTAGTGATTTTTGCCATATCATGTAATACTACTACAGGAAAAGATGGCTATACTTTGCCAACATCTAACGGTAACACCAATAAAATAATGGTGGTTGTAAAAGCGTTAGATTGGGAAGGGAAAATTGGAAATAAAATACGTACTGTTTTTGGTGAACATCAAGTGGGCTTGCCACAGCCAGAAACCTTGTTGTCGGTTAGTCAAATAGACCCTAGTGGCTTTAGTAGTTTTATGCGTCATTCAAAAGCTGTTTTAATAATTAAACAAGGCGAAAAAGAAACTATTACTGTTGAAAAAAATAGGTATGCAAAACCTCAAATTATTGTGCATGCTACGGCTAAAAATAAAGAAGGAGTTTTAAATATGTTAGATAAAAGAGGTAAAGAAATTATCAAGTTATTTAAAGATGAAGATATTGAGTTTACACAAAAAATATTCAAAAAAGAACGTATTGATGAAACAGGCTTTAAAACCATAAAAAATATAGGATTTACTATCGATATTCCTAAACGATTTAAATTGGTAGAAGATTCGGGTGATTTTATTTGGTTTCGTCAGCACTTAAGAAGTGGTATTGCTCGTGGCGATGGAACAAACAATGTATTAATTTATACAATTCCTTTAGGTGATGAAAATAAAGTTGCCGATAATATAACCGCAGTACGTGATACGATTGGTAAAAAACATATTCCTGGAAGTAAAAAAGGTATGTATATGATTACCGAACAAGCTTACACTCCTTTTACTTTTGATGCTATAATCGATGGTAAAAAAGCTTACGAAACTCGTGGGAAATGGGAAGTTAAAAATGATTTTATGGCAGGGCCGTTTATTAATTATACCATTATTGATAAAAAAAATAATCGCTTGGTTGTTTTTGAAGGATTCACTTATGCTCCTTCTGTAAATAAACGTGATTTTCTGTTTGAATTAGAGGCAATTGCAAAATCAATGAAAATAAAATAG